In a genomic window of Virgibacillus sp. SK37:
- a CDS encoding LLM class flavin-dependent oxidoreductase, with protein MEKYGIDPSNGLEFGIYTLGDHLPNPLTGERITAEQRIHEIIEYAKLADQAGIDFFSVGESHQEYFATQAHALVLSAIAQATENIKIASSSTIISTSDPVRVYENFATLDLISNGRAEIVAGRASRIGLFDLLGYDVRDYEELFEEKFDLLLQINEQETVNWQGEFRAPLKNAKVLPRPKSGALPIWRAVGGTPASARKAGYAGVPMFLAHLGGPATIFKRSIDAYRDAARSRGYNPEELPVATAGFFYAAETSQQALRDLYPFINEGMKKTNGQGFPKQHFAQGVDPHNIMNIGSPQEIIEKILYQHETFGHQRYIAQIDFGGMPFDKLQRNIEMIGTEILPAIKKYTAK; from the coding sequence ATGGAGAAGTATGGAATTGATCCTAGCAACGGCTTGGAATTTGGAATATATACGTTGGGAGATCATTTACCCAATCCTTTAACAGGGGAAAGAATCACAGCAGAGCAACGCATTCATGAAATCATTGAGTACGCTAAGCTTGCTGACCAGGCAGGAATTGATTTTTTTAGTGTAGGAGAGAGTCACCAAGAATATTTCGCTACACAGGCACATGCGTTAGTATTATCTGCCATTGCTCAAGCAACAGAAAATATTAAAATTGCCAGTTCTTCAACGATTATAAGTACATCGGATCCGGTTCGTGTATATGAAAACTTCGCAACACTTGATTTAATATCAAACGGACGTGCGGAGATCGTTGCGGGCAGAGCATCTCGAATTGGTCTATTTGATTTGCTCGGTTATGATGTCCGTGATTACGAAGAATTATTTGAAGAGAAGTTTGATCTCTTGTTACAAATTAACGAGCAAGAAACAGTAAATTGGCAAGGAGAATTTCGTGCCCCCTTAAAGAATGCAAAAGTGCTTCCTCGACCGAAAAGTGGGGCACTGCCAATTTGGCGTGCAGTTGGGGGTACTCCAGCTAGTGCAAGAAAAGCGGGATACGCAGGTGTACCGATGTTTCTCGCACATCTTGGAGGACCTGCGACTATATTTAAACGATCGATTGATGCTTACCGTGATGCGGCTAGAAGTCGAGGATATAATCCCGAGGAACTTCCTGTGGCAACGGCAGGGTTTTTCTATGCAGCAGAGACCTCCCAACAAGCGTTAAGAGATTTGTATCCTTTTATCAATGAAGGAATGAAGAAAACAAACGGGCAAGGCTTCCCGAAGCAGCATTTTGCACAGGGTGTTGACCCACATAATATAATGAATATTGGAAGTCCACAAGAAATTATTGAAAAAATCCTTTACCAGCACGAAACTTTTGGACACCAGCGGTATATCGCCCAAATTGATTTTGGTGGTATGCCTTTTGATAAGTTGCAAAGAAATATTGAAATGATCGGTACTGAAATCTTACCTGCTATAAAAAAATACACAGCAAAGTAG
- a CDS encoding NADPH-dependent FMN reductase, whose amino-acid sequence MKIVGLSGSNVGTKTRTAMNYTASIITEKYPEEDFLLIDLAAYDIQFSDGRNYMEYEGDTKFVLEKLMEADAIVIGTPIFQASIPATLKNIFDLLPVNAFREKVVSMLVTAGSAKHYLIAEQQLKPILAYMKAQLVQTYVFIEEADFHRKEIVNDDVLFRMDRLVEDTVLLSRTFMAIREQKEEEYDF is encoded by the coding sequence TTGAAAATTGTAGGATTATCTGGTTCCAATGTTGGAACAAAGACACGAACAGCAATGAACTATACTGCTTCAATTATTACAGAAAAATACCCGGAGGAAGATTTTCTGCTCATTGACTTAGCAGCGTATGATATTCAATTTAGTGACGGACGTAATTATATGGAGTATGAAGGGGATACAAAATTTGTTTTGGAAAAATTGATGGAAGCTGATGCAATTGTTATAGGAACTCCAATTTTCCAAGCGTCGATCCCTGCAACCTTAAAAAACATTTTTGACTTACTTCCCGTAAATGCTTTTCGGGAGAAAGTTGTCAGTATGCTAGTTACTGCCGGTTCTGCAAAACATTATTTAATCGCAGAGCAACAACTTAAACCAATCCTTGCATATATGAAGGCACAGCTTGTTCAAACTTATGTATTTATCGAAGAGGCAGATTTTCATAGAAAAGAAATTGTAAATGATGATGTCCTCTTTCGTATGGATCGTTTAGTGGAGGATACTGTACTTTTATCCAGAACCTTTATGGCCATCCGTGAACAAAAAGAAGAAGAATATGACTTTTAG
- a CDS encoding YitT family protein: MIQTIRWTIFLVGVMIFSLGISTAIRVQYLGVHPWDVLNVGLYEKVGFSIGTWNIIISVLLIIVSWILDKSYIRIGTFFNAILVGLFVDFYLWTDILPVTTHSWTDILIMISGIIIMGLGGGIYNAAGVGSGPRDGFMLSISDKLHAPIGRIRIITESTVLVIGLLLGGPVFFFTFIFTFIQSPIFQYTYKRCKHRIDHFETRHLQKQSRNPGA, encoded by the coding sequence ATGATACAAACAATACGGTGGACAATTTTCTTGGTGGGAGTCATGATTTTTAGTCTGGGGATTAGTACGGCAATACGTGTTCAATATCTGGGGGTGCATCCCTGGGATGTGTTAAACGTCGGATTATATGAGAAAGTTGGCTTTTCGATCGGAACATGGAATATCATTATCTCTGTTTTACTTATTATTGTTTCTTGGATATTGGATAAGAGTTATATAAGAATTGGTACATTTTTTAACGCCATTTTGGTTGGTTTATTTGTAGACTTTTATCTTTGGACTGATATCTTACCAGTAACTACTCACAGTTGGACAGACATACTTATTATGATCTCTGGGATTATTATCATGGGACTTGGTGGTGGTATTTATAATGCAGCCGGAGTAGGTTCTGGTCCACGTGATGGATTTATGCTTTCCATATCAGATAAGCTTCATGCGCCAATTGGCAGAATAAGAATAATAACCGAAAGTACTGTGCTGGTTATAGGTTTACTACTCGGAGGGCCGGTGTTTTTCTTTACTTTTATTTTCACCTTTATCCAAAGTCCTATTTTTCAATATACGTATAAACGATGTAAGCATAGGATAGATCACTTTGAAACCAGACACCTCCAAAAACAATCAAGAAACCCAGGAGCATAA
- a CDS encoding cation diffusion facilitator family transporter, giving the protein MGLWKRLKQGNTSSGFAAIGNAFLAAIKGVAAAFTGNGSVFASSMHSLADAINQGFVYFGSVVAELPASKRFPTGFGRVINIFCMVAVIVVTVMAYETILKGWHLFREPEESTGLLLNFGVLFASLLVDGFILIKAMKEIKSESSADDTSGLFTTAFKNVKKASPATRLVFYEDLVATSGAALAMLGIILAQFFGILAADGLISILIGFLMLFVAFRVGYDNMVGLIGVAAPAEVERKITGILLEDKAVVDINKIRIVQEGRLYHVEGTVELKKGLSLADADDIKFKLTDTLLRQPEVADVVLGIIEDDDKRSWTEK; this is encoded by the coding sequence ATGGGTTTATGGAAGAGGTTGAAGCAAGGGAATACATCTTCAGGCTTTGCTGCAATAGGCAATGCTTTTTTGGCTGCGATTAAAGGAGTAGCTGCAGCATTTACCGGGAATGGTTCTGTATTTGCTTCCTCCATGCATTCTTTAGCGGATGCGATCAATCAAGGGTTTGTTTATTTCGGAAGTGTAGTAGCAGAACTACCTGCATCCAAACGATTTCCCACTGGGTTTGGGCGGGTTATTAATATTTTTTGTATGGTGGCAGTAATTGTGGTTACGGTAATGGCGTATGAAACCATTTTGAAGGGATGGCATTTGTTTAGAGAGCCAGAAGAGTCCACTGGTTTATTACTTAATTTTGGTGTTTTGTTTGCTTCCTTGTTGGTAGATGGATTCATTTTAATAAAGGCCATGAAAGAAATTAAGTCAGAATCCAGTGCTGACGATACAAGCGGACTGTTTACCACGGCATTTAAAAATGTAAAAAAGGCGTCTCCTGCTACCCGGCTGGTGTTTTATGAAGACTTAGTGGCAACCTCCGGAGCTGCTTTGGCCATGCTGGGCATTATTTTGGCTCAATTCTTTGGTATATTGGCAGCAGATGGGCTAATCTCCATTCTAATCGGATTTTTAATGCTGTTTGTTGCATTCCGAGTTGGTTATGACAATATGGTGGGCCTGATCGGAGTGGCGGCTCCCGCAGAAGTGGAACGAAAGATTACTGGAATTTTATTAGAAGATAAAGCTGTTGTGGATATAAATAAAATAAGGATTGTGCAGGAAGGAAGATTATATCACGTTGAGGGTACTGTCGAGCTGAAGAAAGGACTCAGTCTGGCAGATGCGGATGATATTAAGTTTAAGCTAACAGATACGCTATTACGGCAGCCGGAGGTAGCCGATGTAGTACTGGGGATTATTGAAGATGATGATAAGAGAAGTTGGACTGAAAAATAA
- a CDS encoding FAD-binding oxidoreductase has translation MHGKYIIIGGGIAGASTAYYLAKAGNPVTIIDRKDEGQATDAAAGIICPWLSQRRNKAWYHLAKNGARIYPELIKDLAQDGEQDTGYTQVGAISLHTDEKKLIAMKERGLKRREDAPEIGEINLLTPDQTRALFPLLGEEFGSVHVSGAARVDGRKLRDSLLRGSQKHGATCIMGDASLNCENKKVIGVTVNGEDLSAETVIAANGAWMSKLIAPLGVTFNVKPQRAQIMHLKVEQENTGNWPVVMPPTNQYMLAFEDQRIVVGATHEDDTGFDYQVTAGGLHEILTKAIDIAPALHNAAVIETRVGFRPVAPGFLPILGPLPGYEGILLTNGCGASGLTMGPYIGSQLAKLAQNEELDIDLANYDVGGAIG, from the coding sequence ATGCATGGGAAATATATTATTATAGGTGGAGGAATAGCTGGAGCCTCTACCGCCTACTACTTAGCGAAAGCGGGAAATCCGGTAACAATTATTGATCGAAAGGACGAAGGGCAGGCAACGGATGCCGCAGCAGGAATTATTTGTCCATGGTTATCACAACGCCGGAATAAGGCATGGTATCACCTGGCCAAAAACGGTGCTAGAATTTACCCTGAATTAATAAAGGATTTAGCGCAAGATGGCGAGCAAGACACAGGTTACACACAAGTTGGGGCAATTAGCCTGCATACAGATGAGAAAAAGTTAATTGCAATGAAAGAACGGGGGCTAAAACGACGTGAGGACGCGCCTGAGATTGGAGAAATAAACTTACTAACCCCTGACCAAACACGTGCCTTATTCCCACTATTAGGAGAAGAGTTTGGTTCTGTTCACGTTAGTGGCGCTGCGCGGGTAGACGGTAGAAAACTTCGAGATTCCTTGCTTCGAGGCTCACAAAAACATGGTGCAACATGTATCATGGGAGATGCTTCCTTGAATTGTGAAAATAAAAAAGTAATAGGAGTAACTGTTAACGGAGAGGACTTGTCTGCAGAAACAGTAATTGCAGCAAACGGGGCATGGATGAGCAAGTTAATAGCCCCTCTCGGTGTGACCTTTAATGTTAAACCACAGCGTGCTCAAATAATGCATTTAAAAGTGGAACAGGAAAACACTGGGAATTGGCCTGTAGTCATGCCACCCACCAACCAATATATGCTTGCATTTGAAGATCAGCGCATTGTTGTTGGTGCAACACACGAAGATGATACTGGCTTTGATTATCAAGTAACGGCAGGTGGCTTACATGAAATACTGACAAAAGCAATCGATATTGCACCAGCACTGCATAACGCAGCCGTTATAGAAACAAGAGTTGGCTTTCGTCCCGTTGCTCCTGGGTTTCTTCCCATCCTAGGTCCTTTACCAGGATATGAAGGAATCTTGCTGACAAATGGATGTGGAGCATCTGGCTTAACTATGGGCCCTTATATTGGCTCACAGCTGGCCAAACTTGCGCAAAACGAAGAGTTGGATATTGACCTTGCCAACTATGATGTTGGAGGGGCAATAGGTTAG